From the Oleiphilus messinensis genome, one window contains:
- a CDS encoding PAS domain-containing hybrid sensor histidine kinase/response regulator, whose translation MPQTGSKPIPNTIPRNSRSICQRRWLNVVQSGHMERSLLVGLGLILILLLVLWGHAYYKTVQEYDNQIHAELNDRLAILESSLDGLKRDIFFLSTVPPIQGIQRAVQGHGYDSEGKSTLVQWKSRLQEIFRNYIQAHPNVFQVRYIGVESKGRELVRVERRGGSILAIAEANLQEKGQRPYFQSAINLNQEEVYISEVNLNRELGAVEVPHKPTIRIATPIYNVEGQVVGVVVINYLASDLLLSLSADLPERWQFYLLNSAGDFLVHPNRPGFAFEVKKPERWEDEFFLGDSVFRSPLINVTTLNNDRFWMGIEQWVIPPGYPRRTLTLSIVVPSDVPIWSSLLTFLNNALVLLVIFTISYLFQKNVRQAQSSRVEQARLAAIVQSSTDAILGLDAAGKIAQWNPRAEELLDIQYIIKKGVSHLFIDENSQAAFANGIAQAKDGTPVADMRCELRNREQVSAAVVLSINPIFDSSSTLVGLAITIRDISQQLSAERQVRELNCSLEQQVEARTHELRQVSTLQAAILNSAGMAIIATDSQGTITLFNPTAEKMLGYEAAELLHKKTPALFHLEAEVAARAQEFSRELGVPLSPGFEVFVIKTKMDRENTHEWSYVRKDGSVFQVNLTVTALKDQQRRVVGYLGVALDISSQVLDRRNLTSVRDHLLKAAEVAQLGIWSWNLETDELIWNEQMLLIYQVPSEVRKTRLYYNYWLQRVHPEDVDKTVEKLNQALAGTGNYDPVFRISRPNGEIRYVKAAAVVERNEQGDPVMVLGINQDITEQRQYEAELKQARELADKANRSKSEFLANMSHEIRTPMNAVIGMLQLAERTRLDPQQADYIKKAGSAARSLLSIINDILDFSKIEAGKLTLDPQANELDEILRDISVIVSSNIGNKDIEVLFDIQNVVPAWVRLDGMRLKQVLINLTGNAVKFTEEGEVIIGVKLVSRNADDVVLQFEVRDTGIGIAEDKLARIFEGFAQAEASTARQFGGTGLGLAISKRLVEMMGGKITVESELHRGSTFMFTLPCVAVDGPDHRAPVSVPVDIRALIVDDNSAAREIMSSIVESFGWSFEAAESGEQALQILVEAAGDDESFDIVLMDWSMPGLDGWETSEAIRNQVPAARLPMIVMVTAHGREAMEHRNQNLPNVIDDFLVKPLTASMVLDSVADALVFKNKTRGEGKSGNHHGNTESLESHTELVTDLPIRAAADCRLQSVRILLVEDNLTNQQVASELLQSEGASVDVAVDGAVAVEKLRGPDAEYDLVLMDVQMPGMDGYTATRHIRNELKLNALPIVAMTANALPSDRKAALDSGMNDHIGKPFDLDQLVAVIGYYVELGGPTVNQEMPKNEVADPEGDYQLLSVLNKSGALGRMAGNERIYQRAVVAFLKEVERIRDGLEQQAAMEREQAEIIVHSLKGMSAAIGGERVSAIALSLEEKLKTMPLDAAELTTLKQTLLDELAVLCDLLQAPLAADSSHQEMS comes from the coding sequence AATGACCGTTTAGCCATTTTGGAGAGCTCCCTTGATGGGCTCAAGCGAGACATTTTTTTCCTGTCAACCGTTCCACCGATTCAAGGTATTCAGCGTGCCGTTCAAGGTCATGGCTATGATAGCGAGGGCAAGAGTACGTTGGTTCAGTGGAAGTCTCGCCTTCAGGAAATTTTCCGTAATTATATTCAGGCCCATCCCAATGTCTTTCAGGTTCGCTACATCGGTGTAGAGTCGAAGGGGCGTGAACTGGTGAGGGTTGAGCGTCGGGGTGGATCCATTTTGGCGATTGCGGAGGCGAACCTGCAGGAGAAAGGACAACGGCCCTATTTTCAAAGTGCGATCAACCTGAATCAGGAGGAGGTGTATATTTCGGAGGTGAACTTGAATCGGGAGCTGGGCGCAGTCGAAGTACCTCATAAGCCAACCATCCGGATTGCGACACCAATTTACAATGTTGAAGGCCAGGTTGTTGGTGTTGTGGTAATCAATTATCTGGCGTCAGATTTGCTTCTTTCCTTAAGTGCAGATCTTCCGGAACGATGGCAGTTCTATTTGCTGAATTCTGCAGGTGACTTCCTTGTCCATCCGAATAGACCCGGATTTGCATTCGAAGTGAAAAAGCCCGAGCGCTGGGAGGATGAGTTTTTTCTGGGCGACAGCGTTTTCAGGTCACCGTTGATTAATGTTACAACGTTGAATAATGATCGATTCTGGATGGGGATTGAGCAATGGGTGATTCCACCGGGTTACCCCCGTCGAACATTGACATTGTCGATTGTGGTTCCGAGTGATGTGCCCATCTGGTCCAGCCTATTGACGTTCTTGAATAACGCACTCGTGTTATTGGTCATTTTTACCATATCTTATTTGTTCCAGAAAAACGTTCGTCAGGCGCAAAGCTCGAGGGTAGAACAGGCCCGCTTGGCGGCGATTGTACAAAGCAGCACGGATGCAATTCTAGGTCTTGATGCTGCCGGAAAGATTGCCCAGTGGAATCCCCGGGCGGAAGAATTGTTGGACATTCAATATATCATCAAGAAGGGCGTTTCCCACTTGTTTATTGATGAAAACTCGCAGGCTGCATTTGCCAATGGGATTGCCCAGGCAAAAGATGGAACCCCGGTGGCGGATATGCGCTGTGAACTGCGCAACCGCGAGCAAGTGAGTGCCGCAGTGGTTCTGTCTATAAACCCGATTTTTGACAGTTCTTCTACACTTGTCGGCCTGGCCATTACCATCCGGGATATCTCTCAGCAGTTAAGTGCTGAACGCCAGGTTCGGGAGTTGAATTGTAGCCTTGAACAGCAGGTGGAAGCCCGCACTCATGAGTTACGGCAGGTATCAACCTTACAAGCTGCGATATTGAATTCAGCAGGAATGGCCATCATTGCAACCGATTCTCAAGGTACGATTACCTTGTTTAATCCGACTGCAGAGAAAATGCTGGGCTATGAGGCCGCTGAATTACTCCACAAGAAAACGCCGGCGTTATTCCATCTGGAGGCGGAAGTTGCTGCCCGCGCTCAGGAATTTTCCCGGGAGCTGGGGGTTCCGCTTTCACCGGGGTTCGAGGTATTCGTGATTAAAACTAAAATGGATCGCGAAAATACCCATGAATGGAGCTATGTCCGTAAAGATGGCAGTGTTTTCCAGGTCAATCTTACGGTTACCGCCCTGAAAGACCAACAGCGAAGAGTGGTCGGGTATCTCGGTGTGGCCCTGGATATCAGTAGTCAAGTTCTGGATCGTCGTAATCTGACTTCGGTTCGTGATCATCTGTTAAAAGCTGCCGAAGTGGCACAACTGGGCATTTGGTCCTGGAATCTTGAGACCGATGAACTGATCTGGAATGAGCAGATGCTCCTGATTTATCAGGTGCCGTCGGAAGTGCGTAAAACTCGCCTTTACTACAATTACTGGTTGCAGCGAGTTCATCCAGAGGATGTGGACAAGACGGTTGAGAAGTTGAATCAAGCCCTGGCAGGAACCGGCAATTATGATCCGGTCTTCCGGATCTCTCGGCCCAATGGTGAAATCCGGTATGTTAAGGCCGCTGCAGTTGTGGAGCGAAATGAGCAGGGTGATCCGGTGATGGTTTTGGGTATTAACCAGGATATCACCGAACAGCGGCAGTATGAGGCAGAATTGAAGCAGGCTCGTGAACTGGCGGATAAAGCAAATCGATCAAAATCTGAATTTTTGGCCAATATGAGCCATGAAATCAGAACCCCAATGAATGCTGTAATCGGAATGCTGCAACTCGCCGAGCGGACACGTCTTGATCCGCAGCAGGCAGATTACATCAAAAAAGCGGGCTCGGCCGCACGATCATTGCTCAGCATTATTAACGATATCCTCGATTTTTCAAAAATCGAAGCCGGCAAATTAACTCTCGATCCCCAGGCCAATGAGCTGGATGAAATACTTCGGGATATCAGTGTGATTGTCTCCAGCAATATCGGTAACAAAGATATTGAAGTCCTTTTTGATATCCAGAATGTTGTACCAGCCTGGGTGAGATTGGATGGTATGCGCTTGAAGCAGGTTTTGATTAACCTGACCGGTAATGCGGTTAAATTTACCGAAGAGGGTGAAGTCATCATTGGGGTCAAACTGGTTTCGCGCAATGCCGATGATGTTGTCTTGCAGTTTGAAGTACGCGATACCGGTATCGGTATCGCCGAGGATAAACTGGCCCGTATTTTTGAAGGATTTGCTCAAGCTGAAGCATCGACTGCGCGGCAGTTCGGTGGAACCGGATTGGGACTGGCGATCAGTAAACGGCTGGTCGAAATGATGGGGGGCAAGATCACTGTAGAGAGTGAGCTGCATAGAGGCAGCACGTTTATGTTTACCTTGCCCTGTGTGGCAGTGGATGGCCCGGATCATCGTGCGCCGGTTAGCGTTCCGGTTGATATTCGGGCATTGATTGTCGACGACAATAGTGCAGCGCGAGAGATCATGAGCAGTATCGTAGAATCTTTTGGTTGGTCTTTTGAAGCGGCCGAATCGGGGGAGCAGGCCTTACAGATATTGGTTGAGGCCGCTGGTGATGATGAATCATTCGATATTGTCTTGATGGACTGGAGTATGCCTGGTCTTGATGGTTGGGAAACCAGTGAGGCAATTCGTAATCAGGTACCGGCAGCCAGGCTGCCAATGATTGTCATGGTGACGGCTCATGGGCGAGAGGCAATGGAGCATCGTAACCAGAATTTACCGAATGTGATTGATGATTTCCTGGTTAAGCCCCTGACCGCATCAATGGTTCTGGATTCAGTTGCTGATGCGCTGGTATTCAAAAACAAGACAAGGGGTGAAGGAAAAAGCGGTAACCACCATGGTAACACTGAATCCCTTGAGTCCCATACAGAGCTCGTTACTGACTTGCCGATTCGTGCTGCTGCCGATTGCAGGCTGCAAAGCGTGCGTATCCTTCTGGTTGAAGATAACCTTACTAATCAACAAGTGGCAAGCGAACTGCTGCAGAGTGAGGGGGCCTCTGTCGATGTAGCAGTAGACGGTGCTGTTGCCGTTGAAAAGCTGCGTGGGCCGGATGCTGAGTATGACCTGGTACTCATGGATGTGCAAATGCCGGGAATGGATGGATACACGGCAACCCGGCATATTCGAAATGAACTCAAGTTGAACGCGTTGCCTATTGTGGCGATGACAGCAAATGCTTTGCCTTCTGACCGGAAAGCGGCGCTGGACTCCGGAATGAATGACCACATTGGTAAACCTTTTGACCTGGATCAGCTTGTGGCCGTTATCGGCTATTACGTTGAATTGGGCGGGCCTACGGTCAATCAGGAAATGCCCAAAAATGAAGTGGCAGACCCGGAAGGTGACTACCAATTGCTGTCGGTACTCAATAAATCAGGCGCTTTGGGCCGAATGGCTGGTAACGAACGAATTTATCAACGGGCCGTCGTTGCCTTTTTGAAGGAAGTTGAACGAATTCGGGATGGGCTAGAACAGCAAGCGGCGATGGAAAGGGAGCAAGCCGAAATTATTGTGCACAGTTTGAAAGGCATGTCCGCCGCTATTGGTGGAGAGCGGGTGAGTGCCATTGCTCTGTCACTGGAAGAGAAGTTGAAAACAATGCCTCTTGATGCCGCTGAGTTGACTACACTGAAACAGACTTTGCTGGATGAGTTGGCTGTGCTTTGTGATCTCTTGCAAGCGCCTTTAGCGGCGGATTCATCCCATCAGGAAATGTCCTAG